TCAGGCGTATAATCCGGCCATCGGTAAGGAATATAATTCCACCAATCACGCCGGTGCAACGGGCGAGATAATTCATTGCGCCCGTGTGATCGGTGCCGATGTGACACAGATGAGTTTCATTCAGGTCTATCCCTTTGCCGATCCGATGACCGGCCGATTCGATGTACCGTCTGTGTTTGCGCTTCGGGGACCGGCGGCGGGGATGATTTACGTGGATCCGGCGGGAAGGCGTTTCGTGAACGAACTGGCGGGGGCGGATACCTGTTCGCGCGCCCAGATTCGAACTGCCGGAGATAACAAGATGACCTATGCCCTGTTTAACCAGGCAATGATTTCACGTATGGGGACCAATGATGAGGTTGAGAAAGGCCTGGAGGCGGGTCGATTCGTTCGCGGAGAGAGCTTGGCGGAACTGGCGAAATACCTGCAAATGTCCCCCGTGATTTTAGAGGAAACCGTCTCCAATCACAACGGATACCTTCGCAGCGGTCGTGATACCGAATGGGAGAAAAGCCCCCTAGAGCAGATGATCCCCCTGGCCAGGGGGCCCTATTATATGCTGCCCCAGTGGCCGGCCGTACACCATACCCTCGGCGGTTTGCGGATCAATATCCGCGCACAAGTTATCGATGTGTGGGGCAAACCCATTCCCCGCCTGTATGCCGCAGGAGAGGTGACAGGCGGTATACATGGAGAGAAGAGGCTGGCTGGAAACAGCATTCCGGAATGCCTGGTTTTTGGACGCATTGCCGGAACAAGCGCCGCGGAATTGAAACGGCTGGCGTGACGCGGATCTCATGGAGGTCTTGTGTACGCTTTACCGCAACAGGCTTGGTTGAATCGGGCGCTTTATTTAAGAAAGAGCCCCCCACGACGGTTTTCGCGTGAGGGGCCTGTATAACCCGCATTTTCCTTCCGAGACTGAGCCGTC
The Deltaproteobacteria bacterium DNA segment above includes these coding regions:
- a CDS encoding flavocytochrome c, which codes for MARNPSEWKEKQRPEQPGYSRRGVLQGAMGAGLLTAMGSLLPASDSCAAIPMRNETVRWDETWDVVVVGSGFAGLAAAAEAADRGMKVVILEKMPAYGGNAIISHGEYAAWDDMYHLRQKLGLGEDSAARHAKDIIRGGNYYGHPDLAGLVAGQAPAALKWLLEEGYAKIRETVTMAPGHVAPRIHAAIGGSGRVFVTALKKMTEQNGAVLRMNEKVTRIWRSSFSSPVTGVEVERGNKPINIAIRRALILASGGFSRDLAMRQAYNPAIGKEYNSTNHAGATGEIIHCARVIGADVTQMSFIQVYPFADPMTGRFDVPSVFALRGPAAGMIYVDPAGRRFVNELAGADTCSRAQIRTAGDNKMTYALFNQAMISRMGTNDEVEKGLEAGRFVRGESLAELAKYLQMSPVILEETVSNHNGYLRSGRDTEWEKSPLEQMIPLARGPYYMLPQWPAVHHTLGGLRINIRAQVIDVWGKPIPRLYAAGEVTGGIHGEKRLAGNSIPECLVFGRIAGTSAAELKRLA